A genomic segment from Cinclus cinclus chromosome 11, bCinCin1.1, whole genome shotgun sequence encodes:
- the ZNF276 gene encoding zinc finger protein 276 isoform X1, with protein MEIMLQSGNAAGISRALSTGYCRLCHGKFSSRSLRNAFGKVPVLGENSEKQRRVDQVFFADFQRLVGVAVRQDPALPQFVCKKCHAQFYKCRSVLRTFIQRVNASPTGHAKSKGKSSGVQAQPGMDGGASCLVDLITSSPQCLHSLVTWTHAHAGSCASVPGLRSVLSSEYCGIIRAVWGCGDGHDYVMDTDSDCSSVLLDNALSVKREWSKGTAQQRLTDNGAGADNAEAVPAPKAQHAPVRTAPCQQPASRGTTAVPLNVENEPPQDKDASPSQLDGAVSVREQALPQPVSPLSTATGQLSGKQVLSATSDERVKDEFSDLSEGDFLSDDESEKRNVQSSDDSFEPYPEKKVSGKKSDSKEAKKAEEPKIRKKPGPKPGWKKKIKCEREELPTIYKCPYQGCTAVYRGADGMKKHIKEHHEEVRERPCPHPGCNKVFMIDRYLQRHVKLIHTEVRNYICDECGQTFKQRKHLSVHQMRHSGAKPLQCEICGFQCRQRASLKYHMTKHKAEAELEFACDQCGKRFEKAHNLNVHMSMVHPLTQTQDKAKPLEPEPILLLTTSGTAEGQAVKPEVTAEPEPT; from the exons ATGGAGATTATGCTACAGAGTGGGAATGCTGCAG GAAtcagcagagccctgagcaccGGTTACTGCCGCCTGTGCCACGGCAAGTTCTCCTCGCGGAGCCTGCGCAATGCCTTCGGGAAGGTGCCCGTGCTGGGGGAGAACTCGGAGAAGCAGCGGCGGGTGGACCAGGTGTTCTTCGCCGACTTCCAGCGGCTGGTGGGCGTGGCGGTGCGGCAGGACCCCGCGCTGCCACAGTTCGTCTGCAAGAAATGCCATGCCCAGTTCTACAAGTGCCGCAGCGTCCTCCGCACCTTCATCCAGAGGGTGAATGCCTCGCCCACGGGCCACGCCAAGTCCAAAGGAAA GAGCAGTGGGGTCCAGGCGCAGCCGGGTATGGATGGAGGTGCCTCCTGCCTGG TTGACCTGATCACGTCCAGCCCTCAGTGCCTGCACAGCCTGGTGACGTGGACGCACGCGCACGCCGGGAGCTGCGCCTCGGTGCCGGGGCTGCGCAGCGTGCTCTCCTCCGAGTACTGCGGCATCATCCGCGCCGTCTGGGGCTGCGGGGACGGCCACGACTACGTCATGGACACGGACTCggactgcagctctgtgctgctcgACAACGCCTTGTCCGTCAAACGGGAGTGGAGCAAGGGCACGGCACAGCAGCGCTTGACTGACAACGGGGCCGGGGCGGACAATGCTgaggctgttcctgctcccaaaGCCCAGCATGCTCCAGTAAGGACAGCTCCTTGCCAGCAGCCTGCCAGCAGAGGGACCACGGCGGTGCCACTGAACGTGGAGAACGAGCCTCCACAGGACAAGGATGCGTCTCCCTCGCAGCTGGACGGCGCGGTCTCCGTCCGGGAACAGGCCCTGCCACAGCCCGTCTCACCGCTGAGTACTGCCACAG GACAGTTGAGTGGGAAGCAGGTTCTGTCTGCAACGTCGGATGAGCGGGTAAAAGACGAGTTCAGTGACCTTTCTGAGGG GGACTTCTTGAGTGACGATGAAAGTGAGAAGAGAAACGTGCAATCTTCAGATGACTCCTTTGAGCCTTACCCCGAGAAGAA GGTTTCTGGCAAGAAAAGTGACAGTAAAGAAGCAAAGAAGGCGGAAGAGCCCAAAATAAGGAAGAAGCCAGGCCCTAagccaggctggaaaaaaaagatcaagTGTGAACG GGAGGAGCTGCCCACCATCTACAAGTGTCCTTACCAGGGCTGCACTGCTGTCTACAGAGGGGCTGATGGCATGAAG AAACACATCAAAGAGCACCACGAGGAGGTGCGGGAGAGACCCTGCCCTCACCCTGGTTGCAACAAGGTGTTCATGATCGACCGGTACCTACAGAGGCATGTCAAGCTCATCCacacag AGGTACGGAACTATATCTGTGATGAGTGTGGGCAGACCTTCAAGCAACGCAAACACCTCTCGGTCCATCAGATGCGGCACTCGGGAGCAAAGCCCCTGCA GTGTGAGATCTGTGGGTTCCAGTGCCGCCAGCGCGCGTCCCTCAAGTACCACATGACCAAACACAAAGCTGAGGCCGAGCTGGAGTTCGCCTGTGACCAGTGTGGGAAACGCTTTGAGAAGGCCCATAACCTCAACGTCCACATGTCCATGGTGCACCCTCTGACCCAGACTCAGGACAAAGCCAAGCCGCTGGAGCCAGagcccatcctcctcctcactaCTTCAGGGACTGCAGAAGGCCAGGCAGTGAAGCCAGAAGTGACTGCAGAGCCTGAGCCCACCTGA
- the ZNF276 gene encoding zinc finger protein 276 isoform X2: MKRDRRGRFLAAPGGPRAPPAPRRTPGTAARGTEPAEPPAATACAPEAGISRALSTGYCRLCHGKFSSRSLRNAFGKVPVLGENSEKQRRVDQVFFADFQRLVGVAVRQDPALPQFVCKKCHAQFYKCRSVLRTFIQRVNASPTGHAKSKGKSSGVQAQPGMDGGASCLVDLITSSPQCLHSLVTWTHAHAGSCASVPGLRSVLSSEYCGIIRAVWGCGDGHDYVMDTDSDCSSVLLDNALSVKREWSKGTAQQRLTDNGAGADNAEAVPAPKAQHAPVRTAPCQQPASRGTTAVPLNVENEPPQDKDASPSQLDGAVSVREQALPQPVSPLSTATGQLSGKQVLSATSDERVKDEFSDLSEGDFLSDDESEKRNVQSSDDSFEPYPEKKVSGKKSDSKEAKKAEEPKIRKKPGPKPGWKKKIKCEREELPTIYKCPYQGCTAVYRGADGMKKHIKEHHEEVRERPCPHPGCNKVFMIDRYLQRHVKLIHTEVRNYICDECGQTFKQRKHLSVHQMRHSGAKPLQCEICGFQCRQRASLKYHMTKHKAEAELEFACDQCGKRFEKAHNLNVHMSMVHPLTQTQDKAKPLEPEPILLLTTSGTAEGQAVKPEVTAEPEPT; encoded by the exons ATGAAGCGCGATCGGCGCGGGCGGTTCCTGGCGGCTCCGGGCGGCCCCCGGGCCCCCCCCGCGCCCCGCCGGACCCCCGGCACGGCCGCCCGCGGTACCGAGCCCGCCGAGCCCCCCGCGGCCACCGCCTGCGCACCGGAGGCAG GAAtcagcagagccctgagcaccGGTTACTGCCGCCTGTGCCACGGCAAGTTCTCCTCGCGGAGCCTGCGCAATGCCTTCGGGAAGGTGCCCGTGCTGGGGGAGAACTCGGAGAAGCAGCGGCGGGTGGACCAGGTGTTCTTCGCCGACTTCCAGCGGCTGGTGGGCGTGGCGGTGCGGCAGGACCCCGCGCTGCCACAGTTCGTCTGCAAGAAATGCCATGCCCAGTTCTACAAGTGCCGCAGCGTCCTCCGCACCTTCATCCAGAGGGTGAATGCCTCGCCCACGGGCCACGCCAAGTCCAAAGGAAA GAGCAGTGGGGTCCAGGCGCAGCCGGGTATGGATGGAGGTGCCTCCTGCCTGG TTGACCTGATCACGTCCAGCCCTCAGTGCCTGCACAGCCTGGTGACGTGGACGCACGCGCACGCCGGGAGCTGCGCCTCGGTGCCGGGGCTGCGCAGCGTGCTCTCCTCCGAGTACTGCGGCATCATCCGCGCCGTCTGGGGCTGCGGGGACGGCCACGACTACGTCATGGACACGGACTCggactgcagctctgtgctgctcgACAACGCCTTGTCCGTCAAACGGGAGTGGAGCAAGGGCACGGCACAGCAGCGCTTGACTGACAACGGGGCCGGGGCGGACAATGCTgaggctgttcctgctcccaaaGCCCAGCATGCTCCAGTAAGGACAGCTCCTTGCCAGCAGCCTGCCAGCAGAGGGACCACGGCGGTGCCACTGAACGTGGAGAACGAGCCTCCACAGGACAAGGATGCGTCTCCCTCGCAGCTGGACGGCGCGGTCTCCGTCCGGGAACAGGCCCTGCCACAGCCCGTCTCACCGCTGAGTACTGCCACAG GACAGTTGAGTGGGAAGCAGGTTCTGTCTGCAACGTCGGATGAGCGGGTAAAAGACGAGTTCAGTGACCTTTCTGAGGG GGACTTCTTGAGTGACGATGAAAGTGAGAAGAGAAACGTGCAATCTTCAGATGACTCCTTTGAGCCTTACCCCGAGAAGAA GGTTTCTGGCAAGAAAAGTGACAGTAAAGAAGCAAAGAAGGCGGAAGAGCCCAAAATAAGGAAGAAGCCAGGCCCTAagccaggctggaaaaaaaagatcaagTGTGAACG GGAGGAGCTGCCCACCATCTACAAGTGTCCTTACCAGGGCTGCACTGCTGTCTACAGAGGGGCTGATGGCATGAAG AAACACATCAAAGAGCACCACGAGGAGGTGCGGGAGAGACCCTGCCCTCACCCTGGTTGCAACAAGGTGTTCATGATCGACCGGTACCTACAGAGGCATGTCAAGCTCATCCacacag AGGTACGGAACTATATCTGTGATGAGTGTGGGCAGACCTTCAAGCAACGCAAACACCTCTCGGTCCATCAGATGCGGCACTCGGGAGCAAAGCCCCTGCA GTGTGAGATCTGTGGGTTCCAGTGCCGCCAGCGCGCGTCCCTCAAGTACCACATGACCAAACACAAAGCTGAGGCCGAGCTGGAGTTCGCCTGTGACCAGTGTGGGAAACGCTTTGAGAAGGCCCATAACCTCAACGTCCACATGTCCATGGTGCACCCTCTGACCCAGACTCAGGACAAAGCCAAGCCGCTGGAGCCAGagcccatcctcctcctcactaCTTCAGGGACTGCAGAAGGCCAGGCAGTGAAGCCAGAAGTGACTGCAGAGCCTGAGCCCACCTGA